The Sinomicrobium kalidii region TCTTGCTGACAATAACAATAACCAAACAAATAACAACACTCCCAATAATAGCAAAAGCGTTTTTCTTACAAACCGTATTTTAGTCCCTACAAATACTTTTTTTAAAATTACGAACAAGACAAAAGACACCCACCACCCTTGATAGGTAGTATGGGTGTCTACCAGCTTTATAACAAAGTTTCTGAACCTTCTTAATTTAATTTTAGAAACAGTTTCTTTATTGATGTGTTCTAAGCTGGAGAGATTGTTCCTTTTTATTTCGGATGCACTCAATTCGCCAAGCAAGAAATTGATGTTAAATAATGAAAATACTATTTGGTACAAAATCAGCATAATCACAGCAATACAAAACAACAAGACAATATTCTTTATCTGTTTATAATCGAACGCATCCCGGTTTAAATAAAAAACCAGGGGAAACGCGAATAGCGACAGCATTTGAACAAGTTTGTTTATTCCTTCTGATAAATTTTGAGAGTACGACAATGAAATGATCAGGCACAAAAATGGCAGAATAGTACCACATAACAATATCAACTGATGTTTCCTCTCTTTATAAGAAGGTAAGTGGCCATATTTCTTATCCCTATAAAAAAAACGCGTAACTCCAGCAATACACCATGCGATAGTACCTACACTCCGTATACCATATGGCAGAATAGGAAACAAAGCCAATAAATAAGTGAGATATAATAGTATGAGATTTAATATATCTCTTTTAAATAAAGAGTTGTTATTGATTAACACCATTCATTAAAGATTCCTGTTTATGCAAAAATAATAGAGGGAAAAGCACTAAAAAAGATATACTTTGGGTAATTGTTATAAAAAAAGAAGTACAAAAAAAACCAAATAAAATAATCCTTAGTTTTCTACGGTTTATGGATTTTTCATAAATAAATAACAATATAAGCATTATACCCAAAAGCCCTATAGAGATCAGCATTAATAACCAGTAATTATCCAGTGTAGCCAGAAATCCCATTTCATTAGCTGCCGCTCCGGCCTTCCCTATACCCCCCCCTGTCAACCAGTTGAATTTCAAATCAATATCATCCAACCAATGGTTTATTCTAATTATTATCGATTTGAATGAAAACAAATTATACCTCTGCATGGGTATTAAAAGAATTAGCAAAAAGGGAAGGGCATACGGCATCGTTAACTGAATTTTTCTTATATTCTCTTTTTTTGATAAAAAACTGATAATAAAATATATAACAAGCACTAAGTAGACACTCCGTACAATACTTAATATTGCCAAAAGCAAAGGGTATATTTTTCTTTTCCTAAATTTTTCATCTTCTTCAAAAAGAAAATATGCAAGTATGCCGAAATATCCTAACGAAGCAGCTTCTCCCACTAGGCCAGGACTTCTCCAAAAGGAATAAAAATTACTGATTTTAAACTTATACTCAGGATCAAAGGGCCATACAAACCTTCCGGTTAATAATTCCATGTACTTTTCTGGTCCCAAAATATATGTCAGCCCAATAAAGAGTATATTCAACAGGACGAATATGTATATCCACTTTAAAATCTTCCTCCACAAAAAAACTGGAATCGGGGCCTGTTTATATACAAGAATCAAGATAAACACAAGAAATACCTCTCTAAAGGTAATTAAAAACCCGGAGATACTATCTGCATTGACTATTAGTAGTATCAGGGATATAAATAAATATGCAAAAAATAAGATATCAACCTCAGAAATGGTAAGTTTTTGCCTTTTCAAAATATTCGCCAAAAAATATGTCATGACTATTAGAACCCCTAAGAAATGAACCACAGACTTCAATTGCCATATTCCAAAAAGTTTAAAGAAATTAAAAGTAATTATCCCCTGTGTAGAAATAACCTGTATTAAAACACCGAAAAACAATAGATTATGTAACTTAAGTTTCATCGGCATTTGCTGTTATTTGATTGAAAACTTCCTTGTATTGCTCTACAAGGGTTTTTATAGAAAATTTGTTTCTATGATCCTCTGTAAACTTAAAGTCATTCAAAATACTGGGATCCAATAGGATTTTATCTAATAATAAGGTTAAATTCTCAACATCAGGTGCAAACAGAAAAGAACGATTTTCTTCCTCAAACAGCTCGGGAATTCCTCCTTTTTTACTTCCCAAAACTACAACTCTATTCATCAATCCCTCAACTACAACTCTTCCGAAGGGCTCTTCCCAAATAGACGGAACAACAAGTACATCTATTTTTTTATAAAAATCATTCGCTTCTGTATACCCTAAAAAGGTCAATTGATCTGAAAATAAATATTTAGCCAGTTCATTTCTATAGTTCTCATCAACCCTTCCTGCAATAAATAATCTCCAGTTATCTTTATCTTTAAGTCTCGAAAAACTTTCGAGCAACAACTCAATTCCTTTGGATTTATTTATTTGCCCTATAAATCCAAAATTAATTTTATTCTTCTTTTCAAATTTCACTTCCCGCTTTTGCTGATGATAATTTACAAAACCATTGTTAATAATTCTTTTTTCAGCATTTTTAAAATATCCTCTTTTAATATGGTCCTGCAATATGTAATTACTTATCCCTATTAGGCCATCTACTTTCCTGGATTCTTTTTTCTTGCGCCAAGAAAGGATTTTGCATTCCAAACATTGATTAACACAGGAAACATTGATCCTAAATTTATTAGTTTTAGGACATTGTAAATAATAATCTCTTAAAGTATGAATGACTTTCAGGTTGTTTGCTTTGACCAACTCCCATATATTAATCGAAAATCCAGCCAAATTATTTGTGTTGATCACATCAGGATTAAATTCTTCAAATATCTTTTGTAGTTCGTTTTTATATCTTTTATTATTAATATCATTTACATGCCAAAAGAATTTTTGGATACCCGAATGGTCTTTCCCGGAAAATGGCCAAAAAAGATTTTTCATTTTCAGGCGCCATACTTTAACCCCATTTAATACATAAGATTCTTTTTCTGTTCCAAGTGTTACAACCCCAACGAGAATATGATTATCTGCCAGGTTTTCTGCCAAAGCTTGTACCGATCTCTCGGCACCTCCTACTTTATATGGATGATACAGGGTATTTATTATTAATATTCTCATTAAAGCTCTTCAATTACTTCGATGCGATCATTTAAAGCGATCTCACCATAAACCTTTTCAATTTCTTTATTTCTATATTTCAATATTTTTTGAGGGATCTTAAAAGCCAGTATTTCCATTTCGTCCTTTTTAAAAATCATAGAAATCGTTTGGCTTACAGATGAAAAAAACAGTCCTAGCTTTGCCGGTCTCTTATTAAAAAGAAAATACAGTTCCAATGGCAAATCATTCCTAACTACTTCCCACTGCAATTTATCCCTGACCATATCCAAAATTTCATCAGATTCATTCCTATGAGCATAATAAGTTACGGCAATACCTCTGTCTTTCTCTTCGAAATAATTTTTCGTTTTTATCAGCATGTCCAAGTAATCCTCAGAAGAAATAATCTTTAAATCTACCATACTTTGCCCTACGAAAGCTACGACTTTACTATCTACATCACTTTTTTTACCAATCCTTCGTGTTAGGGAAAATTTATTAGGGAATAACTTAAGATGGGAGTTAAGTTTGGGGAATTGATCATAATAAAACGTAAAATACAGATATTGAGATTGGATAGGAAAAGGCTTAATTCCTATAAAAAGATACAACAACTTATTTTTTATTTTATTCTCATAACGATGAAACCCTTTCTTATTGATAAAATTTATATCATAAATACTCCCTGTTCCATCATCAACATAAATTTTATCTGCTTTTGAGAATAAACTGGCAATACTACAATGATATATAGAACTTATGTGTCCGATGAATAGATATTCTATTTTTCTTTTGTAAAATGACGAAGTCTTTATTTGCTTTTTTAATTTCAAAAAAGTCTTTATTTGCTCTATTTTTCCTTTTATATCTAAAGCATCCAAAACCCAGTGTACGTCTCCTTTAAAATTCAAACAGGTCAAAACCTCTTCTATTTGTTTTTTATTAAGATCATTTCCTTCTGTGAAAAGAATCAGGCATAAGTTTTCCGTTTTCCAGTAATCGCTTGCCTCAAAAATATTGATAACCTGCAAAGGTGAAGCTGCAATACCTAATCCAAATATTTTATTTGTCATTCTTTCAGTTTATTTTCCAAGGCATTGGATATACCTTATTACTGTAATACCACACCCATAAAAATATTACAAGTGCAGAGAAAGCATATACATAAGCGGCACCTGAACTACCAAATATTTTTAAAGAGGGGAAAAGTAATACTAAATGTAACAAAGAACTCAGAAAAGTTATCTTGGCCAGGACGGCTGTTTTTTTAACATAGAAAATATAACCTACAACCATATAATAACATCCGTGAAAAGCATTTCCCAATAAAATCCAAAATACGTATCTAAGAGAATCCTGATAATTTTCAGGTAGTAACCAAGGTACTATCCACAAAATCACAATATATAAAAATACACATATGCACAATATGCTTCCAAAATAAAAATATGTTGTTTTTACTAATTCCTTTTTAAGTATCAATGGATCAGAATCCCTATCAATAATTGATAGGGTTTTATACAAATAAGGCGTATAGGCTTTGTTAAAGGCTGTAGTCAATACCATTAAAACCAAGGCAAATTGATATCCTGTAGCATAAAGCCCTACTACCGAAGTTCCAATCATCGCTGTAATAACATAACGGTCCAGACCTGTACGGATCCATTGGCTTAATTGATGGGGAATTAAGGGAATTCCAAATCTTAGAGCATCTTTCAGGTCTGTCTTTCGGCATTCCAGACTGATTTTTTTACGGAAAAAGAAAAAGAAAAAACTCAAAATACCAAAAAGGGACACAGCTGCAAATACCCCCAAAATTCGTCCAGAGAACCCCATTTTTAGGGAAACCACAAACCATAGGGATAGCCCTACATTAAGTAATACCTGCAACACATCATATACTATATAAGAAACAGCCTTTTCCTCCAATCGCCATAAATCCAGGTTCAAAGTGGTTAAAAAAGTGGCATACGAATGAAATACGGCCAATAATATCCACATTGGAGGAAGTTCAATCAGGCTTACGATATAATCTTTAAACAAAAAGACGAAAACAAATACTACAAAAGATGAAAAACTCAAAATAGTAATAAGTGCAAAGAGATACTTTTTTCGGTCTTCAACAGTTTGATTGTAATAATTAGCAGATTGTGCCCCATGAACGGACAACCCTGTAAAAACCGAAAGAATAGCAACTAATACCGTATAATTATTTACTATGCCATATTCAGAAGTTGATAAATAACGTGCGATAATCGGCAGGATCAAGAATGGGATGGCTTTATTTAATACTTCACCTAGAACATAAATAAACCCGATTTTGGATAAATCATTGGATAAAATAGTTCTGTAAACTTGCTTACTCTTATGAAAAAAACTATTCATAAATTTCCCAGACAACGTCTTATCGCTTTTTAATCATTGATTGAAATATTGGTCTTCTCTGTTGGACAAAAGATTATCAATATCCTTAAAACTGTTGATATTCAAAATGTCTTCTACAAATTCCCTGAATACACCTTCCCCCCCTTTTTTGAAATAAACCTTATCCACTATCTCCTGAATATATTTAGGGGCACTGGAGGGGCACGAAGAAAAGCCAACCTTTTTCAATACCTGTATATCATTAATATCATCACCTATATAAGCCACCTCGTCCAGTGATATTTTTAAATCAGAACATAAATCCTTTAAATGATCCAATTTATTTTTCACTCCCATAAATAAAAAATCAACATTCAATTTTTTAGCCCTTCTATCAACAATTTTAGTATCTTCTCCCGTTAAAATAGCCACTGGAATCCCTGCTTTCTTTGCAAATAATACCCCTGCACTGTCATATGTATTAAATTTCTTTAATTCATTACCCGACTGATCATAATACATCCCTGCATCTGTCCAGACTCCATCAATATCAGTCGCTATTAATTTAGGTATTTTATTAAATTTCATTAGTTCACTTGTGTAAAAACGATCAAATAATAAAATCCGGGTATATGATCTCATTTTTATGCATGTCCCTGACCAGTTTTCGACCTATAAGATTCCCTTTTTCCTTCCATTTAACACCATCGCCCGGGGATAACAAATGAATATCATCTTTTGTAATTAACTCTCCCGCTTTCATATCTCTGATCGTAGCTATGGAGCGCTCCAATTTAACACGGGAATTCTGTACGTCTTCCACTCGAAATATTTTTTTCTCTCCTAAGGACTCATCTATTAACCTAATATCTCTTACCATTCGATAAACACCCTCAGGCCCCAATGACCCGGCCTGATCCGTTCCTTTCATTCTTCTATCTATAGTAATGTGTTTTTCTATAATTCTGGATCCTAATGCAACAGCGGCAACCGGAACTGAAATACCTATGGTATGGTCAGAATATCCAATCATATATTCACTATAATTTTCCAAAAGAAAAGTAATAGTACGTAAATTTACATTCGTTGGTTTAGTAGGATATTCAGAAACACAATGTAGAATGGAAATATCATTATGGTATCTGTTTATTGTTTTTAAGGCTTCATCCAGATCGGATTGATCCGCCATCCCAGTGGATACTATTATCGGAATCTTAGTCTCTGCCATCGCTTCTAATAAAGGAAGGTTCGTAAGGTCCCTGCTGGCAACTTTTAAATAGTCAGGAGTAAACAATTTTAAAATAGACAGACAAGATGGGGCACACAATGTTTCAACAAAATCTAATCCGTGTTGTTTAGCATGCTTATAAACCTCATGATGTTCTTCATTACTTAATTCCAATTTTTCGCGATGTTCTCCATAAGTTCTACCGAATGAATGAGGAGATTTATATGGTCTATTCATTTGTGATTCGCTCAATTCATACCGGAGGTCCCTTTTAGTCAATTTTACAGCATTCATCCCCTTATATTCTGTGCCAAAGGTTTCGTCTTTAACATTTCTGTTTATCAAATCAACTAAAAGTTTAGCTATATCGACAGATCCATTGTGGTTTTGTCCTATTTCTCCAATAATATAAGTATTCATTTTGTATGTGTGTTTATTTGATTGATCATTTTCGCTTGTAAATCCTTATTAGAATCAACTATTGAAATTATAGATTGAATATCATTGAAATCATTACTCCCCAATTTATTAAAAATTTGAATCAGGTTATTATAATCATTTTTATCGTCTAAAGTTAAGCGTATATCATTTCTGTTAAAACTTAAATTATTAATTTCTAACCATTTAACATTAAAAATATTTTCGTTTTGATAAATGTACTGTGTTACATGCTCCATATGAGCAGGGGTTGTTATCTTTTGAAATGCAATTTTCAGAGAATCCAATGTAACATATTCCGCAAACAAACCCCAATGTGTCAATATTGACGGAATTTTTCCTATTCGATAAGATACATAATCTACCTGAGAATCTGCTTCATTTATAAGTTCAAGTATTAAATCTGTATTAATAAATGGATTATCAGCACAAATTCTTACTATATGCTTAATATTATATTTTTCGGCAGCCAAAATAAACCGTAATAATACATTCTCTTCATCTCCTCTATATATCAATTTTGTATAATTCTTAGCAATTTCCACTAACGGATCGTCCTTAGGAGTATCAGTTGTAGCCAAAATAATTTTAGGTCCTTTTACCTCCTCTATCAATCTTTTCAAAATAAATTCTATCAAAGGTATATTCCTAAAATAACAATTTGTCATTTTTCGGGGTAGTCTCGAAGAACCACTTCTGGCCTGCACAATAATCCCCAAAGATGTTTTTAGTAAATCCATTAAACCTTTCTTCGTTTTTATTTCTATATCTTTAAATAGAGATACTTCACTTCTAAAATCGTTGCTTAAACTTTGAACAAACCTCTTTTATCAAAAACCAAAATTTCTCATAAAGAATACACTATCCGCGCAAAAGTACGATAATCCCGTAAAGTACAAAGGAGAATCCTTCAGCTTGTCCCGCCCGGCCCTGCTCCGTACATTTTTGTACATTTGAAACAGATACAAAATACCATCCCACATGAATATACACCATATAGGGGCACAGAATTCCATACTGAAACATTTCATCGCCGAATCCCGGGACCGCAACACCCAGGCCGACCGTATGCGTTTCCGTAAAAACATGGAGCGCATCGGGGAGATCCTGGGGTACGAACTTAGTAAAAATCTGTCTTACCGGGATAAAACCGTCGTCACTCCCCTGGGGGAAAAACATATCCCCCTTATTACAAACGAAATTATTATCTGTTCTATACTCCGTGCAGGACTCCCTTTTCACAACGGACTCCTCAATTACTTCGACCATGCCGAGAATGCCTTTATATCGGCCTACCGGCATCATACGGGAAATGGTGATGATTTTGAGATCGTGGTCGAATACCTTTCCTCCCCTTCCCTCGAAGGCAAGACGTTGTTGCTGGCCGATCCGATGCTGGCTACCGGGCAATCGTTTATTTCAGTCTATGAAAGCCTGAAAAAGCTGGGAACTCCGGCGGAAATCCACCTTCTTGCCGTTATCGGTGCCCAACCGGGAATTGCACAGGCAGAACAGCATTTTCCTTCAGAGGCACATCTGTGGATCGCGGCCATTGACGATGAACTTAACGAGAAAGGCTATATCGTCCCTGGACTGGGGGATGCGGGAGACCTGGCCTACGGCACCAAGTTACAGCATTAACGTTACTTATGAAACAAATAACAGCAATACAGGGAGGATCAGAAACAACCACAGTACGGATTCTTTCCACCATCTCTTCGAAATGAGTTGCAGATAGTTGGTGATGAGTACCGAAGCCGGGAAAAAGGCAAAAACCACCTCATCGCTTTCCCTGTTGTTCGAAACAGCTGCTATCCCCGCACCTGCAAACAGGGCAATGACCACGAGGAGCAAAGCGGATTGTACCACCGAGGGCTTTGCCTTGTAATTGGCCATAAAAGCCACCAGGGAGATCAAACTGAAAAATGCAATTAGTACCATGGGAAGAATAAACCCTATCGTTTTGGTTTTTATGCTGTAAAAATTCACGGAAAACCGAAAAATTTCCACAAACCAGTCCATTCCGGTAAACCAGATGGCATAAGTAAACAACAGGATGGCCACGGTGAACATCGCTACAAAAGGAACCAGCCAGTTCCTGTAATCGCCCAGGCGATAAACAATTATTGAGGCGAACACCACTATGAGAAACAACAGGGCCCATTCGTAAAACAGGGAAGCCACGCATATCCACAAAGAAGCATCGAATATTTTCTGCCTTATCTGTATAAGCGACCGTATGCTGATCACCCGGCGCAAAGCCAGTAATACAAAAAAGTTGGCCATTACAATTTCTGTGCTTCTGAATATCTGGGGAAAAAGGCATAAAAACAGTACATACAACAGCACTGCATATGAATTGCCCTCGCAAAGTGCATTTTTACGAATAATAAAATTGACAATAAAAACACTGAAAAGTATCACGAAAAAAAACACGGAACAGGAGAAAAATACGGGAACATTCCACACCGTATCATAGAGATAAAATTGTGTTATCCAATAAAAAAAACCCATATACAGGGAGATCAATAAAAAATTTATGGGTTTTGCACGGTTAAAAAAACTGGAAATCATCTCGTGTTTTTATATTTTACAATGTAAAAAATGTAAATTTGCAGCGTAAATATAGTATAACTTTTATCTTTTAGCGATGAAACCGATATGACTGAAATAATCATCGCTTTAGTGTCTAACGATTATTTTAGTCATCAAAGGTTACATGTGACCGTTGAAAAAATAATAAAAATAAACACATGAAAGATTTTTTTGAAGGCATTCAGTACCTGTTTGAAGATATTCTCTTTGCACCTCTCAACTGGCTGCGTGAGGTAGAGTTGGAGAACTGGTGGGCGGCAAACACCCTGAACTGGTTGTTTATTATTATATGTATGGTAGCTATCGTATACTGGATACTTCAACTCAAAAAATTCAACGATGCCGGGGAAGAGGACAAAAGCATTTCTGCGCACTCTTTCTTAAAATAAGACAGGTAATCCAAAGCATTGATTATAATCGAAGAAGATACCTGAAAAGTGATTCTTCTTTATAGCTATTACTTCGGGCGCAGTCGAGAGGCTTTATTTTCAGTCCGGCTCTTTCTCGATTGCGCCCGAAATGACAGTTTTAACTTATTTTCCGGACACCTTTCTGTTTCTTACAGGTCAAACCCGATATCTTTCCGGTAATACATCTTGTCAAAATGCAGTTTCTCCATATTTTGATAGGACTTTTGCAGTGCGGCCTTAAAATCCTTTCCATAAGAAGTAACGGCAATAACCCGGCCTCCGCTGGTCACTGTTTTGCCGTCTTTCAGGGCAGTGCCCGCATGAAAGACCAGGGAATCCTCAATAGTTGCTGTCTCCGTAATTTCCTTGCCTTTTTCATAAGCTTCGGGATACCCTCCTGAAACCGCCATTATTGTAGCAGCCGCTCTTTCGTCGACTTCAAGGTTGATCTTGTCCAGTGTTCCGGTTTGCACAGCCTCAAAAATGTCCGCCAGATCGGTTTTTACCCTGGGCAGTACCACTTCCGTTTCCGGGTCGCCCATACGTACGTTGTATTCAATCACATAAGGGTCTTCTCCTACTTTTATCAACCCTATGAAGATAAATCCCCTGTAAGGCAGTTCGTCTTTCTGTAACCCGGAAATCGTAGGTTTTACAATGCGTTCTTCTATTTTATTTACAAAGCTTTCACCGGCAAAGGGCACGGGGGAAACGGCTCCCATACCACCGGTGTTCAGCCCGGTATCGCCCTCTCCTATTCTTTTGTAGTCTTTTGCCATGGGCAACGTCAGGTAGTGCTTTCCGTCCGTAACCACAAAACAGCTCAGCTCAATGCCACTCAAAAATTCCTCGATAACGACTTTGGCACTGGCATCACCGAACTTGGCCTCCACCAGCATGTTTTTAAGCTCTGCTTTCGCTTCCTCCAGGTCATTCAATATCAATACTCCTTTCCCGGCCGCCAGCCCGTCGGCTTTAAGTACATATGGCGGTTCGAGTTGTTCCAGGAAGGCAAATCCGTCTTCCAGTTGCTCCCTGGTAAAACTTTGATAGGCCGCAGTAGGAATGCCGTGACGGTTCATAAATTCCTTGGCAAACTCTTTACTCCCCTCCAGTTGTGCCGCCAGCTTTTGCGGACCGATCACAGCTACATTCTGCAATTCGGGATCGTTCAGAA contains the following coding sequences:
- the upp gene encoding uracil phosphoribosyltransferase, with product MNIHHIGAQNSILKHFIAESRDRNTQADRMRFRKNMERIGEILGYELSKNLSYRDKTVVTPLGEKHIPLITNEIIICSILRAGLPFHNGLLNYFDHAENAFISAYRHHTGNGDDFEIVVEYLSSPSLEGKTLLLADPMLATGQSFISVYESLKKLGTPAEIHLLAVIGAQPGIAQAEQHFPSEAHLWIAAIDDELNEKGYIVPGLGDAGDLAYGTKLQH
- a CDS encoding N-acetylneuraminate synthase family protein, which translates into the protein MNTYIIGEIGQNHNGSVDIAKLLVDLINRNVKDETFGTEYKGMNAVKLTKRDLRYELSESQMNRPYKSPHSFGRTYGEHREKLELSNEEHHEVYKHAKQHGLDFVETLCAPSCLSILKLFTPDYLKVASRDLTNLPLLEAMAETKIPIIVSTGMADQSDLDEALKTINRYHNDISILHCVSEYPTKPTNVNLRTITFLLENYSEYMIGYSDHTIGISVPVAAVALGSRIIEKHITIDRRMKGTDQAGSLGPEGVYRMVRDIRLIDESLGEKKIFRVEDVQNSRVKLERSIATIRDMKAGELITKDDIHLLSPGDGVKWKEKGNLIGRKLVRDMHKNEIIYPDFII
- a CDS encoding glycosyltransferase family 4 protein, with protein sequence MRILIINTLYHPYKVGGAERSVQALAENLADNHILVGVVTLGTEKESYVLNGVKVWRLKMKNLFWPFSGKDHSGIQKFFWHVNDINNKRYKNELQKIFEEFNPDVINTNNLAGFSINIWELVKANNLKVIHTLRDYYLQCPKTNKFRINVSCVNQCLECKILSWRKKKESRKVDGLIGISNYILQDHIKRGYFKNAEKRIINNGFVNYHQQKREVKFEKKNKINFGFIGQINKSKGIELLLESFSRLKDKDNWRLFIAGRVDENYRNELAKYLFSDQLTFLGYTEANDFYKKIDVLVVPSIWEEPFGRVVVEGLMNRVVVLGSKKGGIPELFEEENRSFLFAPDVENLTLLLDKILLDPSILNDFKFTEDHRNKFSIKTLVEQYKEVFNQITANADET
- a CDS encoding DUF6427 family protein, giving the protein MISSFFNRAKPINFLLISLYMGFFYWITQFYLYDTVWNVPVFFSCSVFFFVILFSVFIVNFIIRKNALCEGNSYAVLLYVLFLCLFPQIFRSTEIVMANFFVLLALRRVISIRSLIQIRQKIFDASLWICVASLFYEWALLFLIVVFASIIVYRLGDYRNWLVPFVAMFTVAILLFTYAIWFTGMDWFVEIFRFSVNFYSIKTKTIGFILPMVLIAFFSLISLVAFMANYKAKPSVVQSALLLVVIALFAGAGIAAVSNNRESDEVVFAFFPASVLITNYLQLISKRWWKESVLWLFLILPVLLLFVS
- the purD gene encoding phosphoribosylamine--glycine ligase, with product MNILILGGGGREHTFTWKTAQSNKVKRLFVAPGNAGTAGTKLASGEAVTNVDIAVTDFDGIKALVLKENIDMVVVGPEDPLVKGIHDYFLNDPELQNVAVIGPQKLAAQLEGSKEFAKEFMNRHGIPTAAYQSFTREQLEDGFAFLEQLEPPYVLKADGLAAGKGVLILNDLEEAKAELKNMLVEAKFGDASAKVVIEEFLSGIELSCFVVTDGKHYLTLPMAKDYKRIGEGDTGLNTGGMGAVSPVPFAGESFVNKIEERIVKPTISGLQKDELPYRGFIFIGLIKVGEDPYVIEYNVRMGDPETEVVLPRVKTDLADIFEAVQTGTLDKINLEVDERAAATIMAVSGGYPEAYEKGKEITETATIEDSLVFHAGTALKDGKTVTSGGRVIAVTSYGKDFKAALQKSYQNMEKLHFDKMYYRKDIGFDL
- a CDS encoding lipopolysaccharide biosynthesis protein, whose protein sequence is MNSFFHKSKQVYRTILSNDLSKIGFIYVLGEVLNKAIPFLILPIIARYLSTSEYGIVNNYTVLVAILSVFTGLSVHGAQSANYYNQTVEDRKKYLFALITILSFSSFVVFVFVFLFKDYIVSLIELPPMWILLAVFHSYATFLTTLNLDLWRLEEKAVSYIVYDVLQVLLNVGLSLWFVVSLKMGFSGRILGVFAAVSLFGILSFFFFFFRKKISLECRKTDLKDALRFGIPLIPHQLSQWIRTGLDRYVITAMIGTSVVGLYATGYQFALVLMVLTTAFNKAYTPYLYKTLSIIDRDSDPLILKKELVKTTYFYFGSILCICVFLYIVILWIVPWLLPENYQDSLRYVFWILLGNAFHGCYYMVVGYIFYVKKTAVLAKITFLSSLLHLVLLFPSLKIFGSSGAAYVYAFSALVIFLWVWYYSNKVYPMPWKIN
- a CDS encoding cytidylyltransferase domain-containing protein, which gives rise to MDLLKTSLGIIVQARSGSSRLPRKMTNCYFRNIPLIEFILKRLIEEVKGPKIILATTDTPKDDPLVEIAKNYTKLIYRGDEENVLLRFILAAEKYNIKHIVRICADNPFINTDLILELINEADSQVDYVSYRIGKIPSILTHWGLFAEYVTLDSLKIAFQKITTPAHMEHVTQYIYQNENIFNVKWLEINNLSFNRNDIRLTLDDKNDYNNLIQIFNKLGSNDFNDIQSIISIVDSNKDLQAKMINQINTHTK
- a CDS encoding DUF6341 family protein; its protein translation is MKDFFEGIQYLFEDILFAPLNWLREVELENWWAANTLNWLFIIICMVAIVYWILQLKKFNDAGEEDKSISAHSFLK
- a CDS encoding polysialyltransferase family glycosyltransferase; this encodes MTNKIFGLGIAASPLQVINIFEASDYWKTENLCLILFTEGNDLNKKQIEEVLTCLNFKGDVHWVLDALDIKGKIEQIKTFLKLKKQIKTSSFYKRKIEYLFIGHISSIYHCSIASLFSKADKIYVDDGTGSIYDINFINKKGFHRYENKIKNKLLYLFIGIKPFPIQSQYLYFTFYYDQFPKLNSHLKLFPNKFSLTRRIGKKSDVDSKVVAFVGQSMVDLKIISSEDYLDMLIKTKNYFEEKDRGIAVTYYAHRNESDEILDMVRDKLQWEVVRNDLPLELYFLFNKRPAKLGLFFSSVSQTISMIFKKDEMEILAFKIPQKILKYRNKEIEKVYGEIALNDRIEVIEEL
- a CDS encoding KdsC family phosphatase, whose protein sequence is MKFNKIPKLIATDIDGVWTDAGMYYDQSGNELKKFNTYDSAGVLFAKKAGIPVAILTGEDTKIVDRRAKKLNVDFLFMGVKNKLDHLKDLCSDLKISLDEVAYIGDDINDIQVLKKVGFSSCPSSAPKYIQEIVDKVYFKKGGEGVFREFVEDILNINSFKDIDNLLSNREDQYFNQ